The sequence below is a genomic window from Thermodesulfobacteriota bacterium.
CCCGGAGCGCCTCGGGCTTTATCTACTACGTCAGTGTCGCCGGCGTGACCGGGGCGAGGGCCGGGGCGGCGGCGAGCGTAGAGGATTCGGTAAAGAAGGTAAGGCGTTTTACGAAGCTCCCGGTGAGCGTGGGCTTCGGCATATCCACGCCCGAACAGGCCCGCAGGGTCTCGCGCTCGGCGGACGGGGTGGTCGTGGGGAGTGCGGTCGTAAACGTCATTCAAGCCGCTACGGACGTAAAGAAGGCGCCTCAAAAGGTGGGTAGGTTCGTCGGCAGGATAAAGGCCGCCATGAAGCGGCCTTAGTCCGCGCACCGGTCCGCGCGGCGGCCCATACCGCGTGTTTTTTCCGAACGACCTTCTTTACAACATATGGAGGACGGGATAAGTTCCGTTAGAACGTATAGGATGGAAAGCCGGGC
It includes:
- a CDS encoding geranylgeranylglyceryl/heptaprenylglyceryl phosphate synthase, which produces RSASGFIYYVSVAGVTGARAGAAASVEDSVKKVRRFTKLPVSVGFGISTPEQARRVSRSADGVVVGSAVVNVIQAATDVKKAPQKVGRFVGRIKAAMKRP